Below is a window of Chiroxiphia lanceolata isolate bChiLan1 chromosome 9, bChiLan1.pri, whole genome shotgun sequence DNA.
ACATTTAATGTCCACAGGTAACCAGGTTCTTTTTCCTTCAACTCCAACACAAACCAGCACCGTTGAGAACAAAGAAGGCAGGTTTTtggctcctccagcacctccctcctcccctggggAGTCAGGGTTCACCTGGGCCAGGCcaaggcagggctgagccccccagctctgGGTCACAGCCCAGGGATGTCCCAGCCCGGggggtgtcccagccccaggggtcccagcccagggggtgtcccagcccagggggTCACAGCCAGCCCCTGCTCTCGGCCTCCCTGTGCGCGGACACCTGGCACTGCTCCAGGgtctgctccagctgtgccagctggcaGCAACCAACTTCCAGCCTTTCCCTAGGGAAGAGACAACAGTTAGGGCACAGTGGACCCATCGCACAGACAGGAATCTTTCCAAATattccttgaaaagaaaaaagttttcaagaaggaaatCTCCATAAAGCTCAACAAGCAGCAGTGACTTTTATATGAATGCCTTAAAACAGCCACCCTGCAattgcagcaggcagagctctgctccctttccctgggtCAGGGGAAGGTGGAGGAATCAGTCACATCCTCCAGCCTTCTGGACACATTGGGGATTCTGGAAGGCTCCATTCAGACCATCTTTCATATTTGCATACGCTGTATTTATGCCCAAAACAAGTCTCTTGCCTACACTGATTTATGATTTACACCTTTCCCTCAAAAGAGGGATCCAAACCTGATCACATGTTAACGTTCCATAACTTAGGTTTCCAAGAGATTATTTCTCAAAAGGCCATTTAAAAGCTACTCctcaaaaaaagaggaaaaaccccCATCCCTGAGTTCCACAAGTGCAGCCTGAGCCAGATTAGCCTCCAAAGTACTTCTTTTTTCTACTCTGCTGAGCACAAATTTCCACcccctcttctctttctgcctgtgTTGATGCAGGTCTAGAGCCAACAgccaaaattgtttttttcacttggaTTGACTTCTAATCCATCCATGTGGTGGTTGACcagtgcccaccaaagccactgtcactgccctcctcagctggacaggggaggACAATGTCACAAAAGGACAGGAGAGACTCACCCGTCACCACTGTGACTCGGGAAAATCACCTGAATGAGTTCCCAGTTGAAtcacagcaggagaaagagaaatcaaCCCAAATCTCCAAACTGCTCCCTTCTTCACCCCTGATTCCCTGCTCCccattccctcccctcctggtgctgcagggggATGGGAAGGGGGGTTGtggtgtctctgctgctcctccctcctcaggaaataaaacaaaaaaaaacaatctcCACTCAttttccccctgcccctcctACAAAAGGGGTTTTGGATTTGCCCACGTGATTTCTCCCAGGGGACCCTGGTTAATCCATGATAAAATGCACGGTCAATCCATGCTAATCCATGTCTCAACCCCCCCGTGTGGTCAGGCACTGCCTTACCTGTACAACTCCTGGGAAACACACCCATAAAGCTCCTCAGCAGTGAATTTCAGGCTGTTATTCACCTAAAACAAAGAAGGAATATAGTAATTTATCAAGTACCACATTGCCAAGATATCTGTATCTGTGTATATAGATATGTACAGTAGTTAcgtgtatatacatatacaccCCCCCCTCAAATGAAGATAGATCACATCAATGCAAAAAATACATGTACAGGTCCCAAGcccaaatatattttcctgtatagTAGAGCACTGAAAGCCTCTGAAATATGGAATACACTAAATAGAAACATATTCTACTGCAAACACTCATTTCAAGGCTTTTTACTCTCAACAGAGACTTGTTCACACCAAGTGCTCAGAAAGTCACACAAAGAACTGGGAGAAATCTGAGTACATTTGGCAGGTGCCAAccaaaaatatatctttatgTTTCAACACCTAATAAATAAGGGCaaataaacagaacagaagTGGAAACAGAGTGATGAGACACAACCTCAGAGCTCCTGGAAATAAGAAGTGTGAGTGAAGTGACCAAATACTCCAGAAAACGTCCTACCTCGTGTCTTCTGAGGAAGTTATAGAGGGTCCAAATATCTTGGAAACTGCTTGTTGGGCTCaaaattctgaaagagaaaagtttgggtttttttaaagcaagtgtAAAAGGATTCTGTGAAAGGGTTAAAAAATTAGTCAGAAATgcttcaaggggaaaaaaaaaattaattattttctttaaacaaaaaagcaaattatgaactttgaagaatttttcctttgcctCCTCTAAAAGAATTAAAGAGCTTATTATTTCTGTGAGGACCTTCTCTGGAGGCTTTTCCTCATTACAAATGCAATCCATGTTTTTTGTGGGCGATTCCTCCCCGGGGAGGGAAGAAACCCAGCAATAATTAGAAGCCTTTTGTTGCCCATCAGCAAAGTCCTGCTGGATTCATGTGGAGCCACAGCAGAGCCACACAGGACACCCACCCAgctttcccacagcagctccagctttaactccttccctcccaactcccattcccttcccactTTTCCTACTTCTGCTAATAATTCCCACCCAATACTGCCCAGGGACTGTGGGATGTGGCAGCTGAAGGGATGTGGCTTTAGGAAGAACCTCAAGGGACACCCTTTCCCAACTCTGATCCAACAAGGAAGTGGGTTTTCTCCCCAAATTAATTATCCTCCTCTACTTGAGCAGCTACAATTCAGTTCCACCTCAGTGGAACTTCATTTGCATTccccaggaaaagcagaaccCTCCTAAATGGTGCAAAATGTACCTCAAATCCACATGGAAACACACAGAACACTTGATATATACTAAGAAATACTGACAAAATTCTGCCTCTGAAGTTTTAAATAGGTAAACAATCATTAAGATAATGAccaagtttggaaaaaaaacaacaaaacctttCTGAGAAGTTCCATTTACTTTCCCATGGGAAAGTGCCCAaattctcccctccctccctttgcAAGCTGTAAGCCTTTATAAGTGAATTAATTAGGaactgaaaaactggaaaactaAAGGCATAAGTTGAAAATCCAGTTAAAAGACACTGTACTTGAAGTAGGCTGGGAGCCCATGACACAGCACAGGATTTACTGAACTAGGAACTTCAGTGCTTATTTCCATCATGATTTTACATAGGAATTATCACCAAAAATTCCCTACAAGCTCCCAGACCTCAGGTGGGTGGACAAACACACTGTGCCTCTggttttttgggaaaaaaaaaaacaaaatagaatgTATAAATAACCATCCACTGCTTCTCTGTCTACACTGTGTTTCAAAAGCAGAGGGTgcaaatcctcttttttttttttcctcctttttttgcctttctgccagcacagccaaaCCAAACTACAACAGCCCACAGGATGAAATTCAACTTTTAATGAATCCAAGTCACGCTCTCAGCAGGGGTTGGCAAGGAGGGGTGACACAGAAGCTGCACTGCCactaaaatgcaatttattgATCAACCTAAAGACTCCAGAGTGGTTCTACAGTTTCCTGGAAATATTCAGCATGTGAGGCAGAGAATGTTATGGACATAACAAGTGCCTGTGGATACCTGCTCCAAAAGGGAGGTTAAATGTTGTTCTGGGGCCAGAAAGGACAAAGGAGAGAGTCACTCTTGATGATTTTATCTCATAAGCAACAGAGCTTCCCAAACCACTCCAGATGTTCCTTCCCTCGTGTCCTGTCACTCATCTGATGCCAAACTCGTGCACAAAGTGTAAGAGACTGAAGAGATGGACAGGAGAGAGCTCAGGATGTGGCTCCTCGCTCGTGCCAACGCATttgggaaaaagcaaaacctctCTGAAAGAATCAGCAAACGAACCTCTCAAAGAGAAGGGGGAGCCTGTCGGGAAATTCAGGCATTTTTCCCAGGGCAAagcttccctttcttcctgacacaaatccctgccctggcagcctgAGGGCAGAACAATTCCCTCACTGGACaccaagagaaagaaatctcaATTCCTTTgatgaaaacagtttctgtccctctgcagaactgcagaaatgAGTTAAACTGCAGAACCACTGGAAAAGGGTTTAATGCCAATGTTCAGTGATCAGTTCTGAtacaggaacatccccccctgcactgctgagatCTTAAAAAATTACACTTCTGATTTACAAATGTTCCTGGAGCCCTTGTCTAAGCCAGTGTTTTCCAAATAATTGGGAGTGGGAGAGAAATTCCATTTAGATAAAATACTAGAGAGCAGAATTCAGGTTCCttcctgcaatgagcagggcaaatatttttacagctgaTACTATAttagtataaatatttatgaggGTTGTATCTAAGAGGACGTGAGGGATTTTAAAGCTGGCACAGgaacaaaacaattatttcttagccaacagatggaaaaaaaaatccaactagAAATAACTGTATCAATTCACTAAAGggtgaattttctttcttttctaagaaCAAGGATTTATCTCAAAGGAACTTGGCAGGAAACATGAAGACATGTAAAATTTCCCTATAAACCTTGGAATCAGATCTAATCAGCCAAGGGAAAATGTCAActattttaaagatttaatttaAGAGACCTTAAATTAGGTCCCTTAATTAACTGCTTCCAAATAATACCCAACTCAAACACAAATATAAACACTCagaaatactatttaaaaaCGTGTCATGATCTCACAATTTTACCTGACTTAAATTTCAGAGTTTAATAATCTTTCTTCATGATTAGTAATGACATAGAATTATTGTCTCAGTTTTAGAGCTGAAGCACTGTCAGACATTTCTGGCACGCAGAATTTTGCAATTTAAATCCCattctgctcccagtgctgtcaGAGGAAGAAGccaagacaaaattaaaaatgcccAAAGTTACAAGAAAAGGGTAAGATGTAAAAAGCTGTTAATTTGACAACTTCCATCAAACAgccttttttgttgctttttttttaacatctgtatCTGTCCTTACCATGTTCTGCTCATCAAGcctgagcagctggagcagtgcCACCAGTGGAGTCTTTTTTACTGACTAAGGGCATCTCACACACATTTATCTCAACAAGTGTCATTGTGCTTTTCTAATTGTTTCCAACACTCTGAAAATCTAAACTTTTAATGCAGCTGAACTTTCAGGATAATTTAATTGTCAGACTTCCAAACTTTCACAAGGTGTCTCCCACTCTTTGTTCTGGACAGCAAGGACCCAAAGGGAACACAGAAACCATTTGCATTTTAGCACTAAAAGCTCCAAATATTCAACCTGGAGCTTTTGCACTACTTTTTCTCCAGGGCCTCCTTTTCTGCAACCATATAATTTAACTATAAGTCACCAAAAGGTAGTTTTTCAGAAATTGAGGACAGAAATCAAGTTTTAGAGCAAAATGGAAGTGAGAAGGTTCTCACcttccagtggaaggtgtccctgcccagggcagggggtggaagaagaggagttttaaggtcccttcccacccaaaccagtctgggattccaggaAAACTTCACAAGTTTTGCTTTAATTCTTATATAAACGTACAAGGAGTCCTAGATCTGGTTTCTGACTCTTTGGAAGCCCCACTCAGAAGTCTCCAGGTCCCTTAAACCCCTGCTCTCCAGGCcggagcagcagagccctgggtgCAGATTCTCCCCATTTTTTGCTCCACGATGCCACCTACTGCAAACCTGCACATCCTTTCCAAAGGGAAACCTCCAGGAACACTCTCCATTCCAAGGAATCATCCTGTGCACTTCAGGTTTCATTGTTACACAGCTTTCCCATAAGGGGGAACGTGGGAGGTGAGGAGCTTTCACTAAAATGTAACAGTTTGTACGGAAACACCTCTGTAAGGCAGAAACCACCATCCCCAAGCACCACAATCCCAGGAAACCTCAGCCACTGTGGCTATAAACTGATACCACAGGATTTGCTGCAAAAACTTTGGGattggaatgaaaaaaacatagtTTAGCAGTAACCTgcttaattaaaacaattttcttagAGAAAGAAACCCACTAGCAATAAAATGAACCTGTTAGCACCAAGTTGCTTCAGCTCATGTTTCTACCAATATTTTTGTCTCTACTTTCATAATACTCAGAtcatttctctttgaaagaCCATTATTTGAATGGATCTATACtattgctgtaaaaaaaaagagtaagattACCCAGGAAATTCATTATTCCTCCTGAAACTTCGATTTTATTATTCCTCTCTCTTGGAAAAATGGGGGAGGACTGGCCTCACACTGACAGAGCAGttttagatgggatattagggaggaattcttccctgtgagggtggggaggccctggcacaggttgcccagagaagctgtggctgcccctggatccctggaagtgtccaaggccaggctggacggggcttggagcaacctgggctggtggaaggtgtccctgcccagggcagggggtggatgagttctaaggtcccttcccacccaaaccataCTGGAATGCTGTGATTCTACGAAGGCAGAGGGAATATGATCCTTCCTAAATGCAgagtgcagctgctgctcatcGTCAGGGCTGGGACACAGGTTCTGACTCCTGAAGAACACTCTGGAATTGGGAACAAAGCCCCAAAACGTTGTGTCCTTCACTACACTGGAGATTTGCCCCCATTCCATGGGGCCTTGCCCTTGGAAAGCCAATGCTCTGAATTATTCAAAGCTGCTGCCATCAGAGCTGATGTATTAATCATGTCCCAGCTCCAGTTACCCTCGGAGCAGAACTGACCTGCTTGGCATCAAACATGGAAAAACAAATCCCAGGGTTCTCTtcccacagaagagaaaattccCTGCAAGAGATCTCAGTGTCTGCAACAATTCCATGTTCTTTGGCTACCAAGAGATGGTTCCATGTAGCCTTGACACCAAGATTTCCACTGAGAATCACATAACTAAGCACACAGAGCTCAAGTGTGGTTTGgtattgaaatatttcagtgactTTTAGGGACTTCAAGTGACTGTTACTCACTTTTCTGCCCCAGTTGGAATGCTCACCTACTAATTCCTTCCTGGATATCCTTCACAGCTGCCAACAGCTTCTGCAGGCCTAAAAAAGCCTCCTCAAACGAAGACTTTGCAGACATAGTCACTGCACTGGGGTCCAACTTCTGGAATATTTCaatactaaaattaaaaagaaacaaagaagagacagaggaaAGCAGTTAATAAAAATCCTCAGAGTGCAGAGAAACTCAGTATCTGTTCTGTGCATTGTATTTGGTCTATTAAAAAACTAGGTCAAATATAAACTTATACTAAACCCATGTTGTGTAAAACAGTCTCAGAACAAAATAACCAAACTAAAAGCAATGGTAAAACACCCAGATGGAAAAGGGGTTCATTTCCTGCAATTCTGAGTTTCCATGAGAAAGGAAATTCATCCCTAGACTCTGCAGTTGGATTTTATTCAGTGAAGGATTTTGCttcacaaaaaaatgttttctatttcaaactgattaaaggttaaaaataagGTAAAGAATTTTGTACACCTCCACTggatttggaaagaaataacCACATGAAATCTTGGAGCTTGAATGCCTCTTTTCATGGATAAATATGAGATTTCCATGAATCTCTCACATTTGTGGGGTTTTCAACAACATTTTCCAAGGCAATTTCTTTCAGTTGCTGCCCACAATAGAGGAGCAGAAGGACATAACAATTTGCACGCTCCCAACTTCTGTGTGTGACAGGTTGTGTgattttttgtggggtttttgggtttgattttgaTTAATTATCAATAGGTTTTACTATAAAatagtggggggaaaaaagctcagTTTTTAAGTGTGCTTGTTTCATAATTAGTTAAGGTTCTGTAGAAGTTCTGAGCTCCTTTAGCTTTACCTGTACAGGTTCATTGTGTTCCAAACACCTTCAAGGACCGACCAGATTTCCTGGTGCCTGCTTTCCTGAGCCACATGAAAGCTTGGATGTAACTCTTTTTCTTCAGGGTTTGGCAGATTGGGTGTCGTGGCTtccattttttcagtattttttgaaagaacCATGATGTCTTCTGATAAATGCTGCTCACTGTCTGCCCTCACCTTATAAAACAGTTCAGCAAACAAATCATGAATGTATTTGGTTCCTAACTTCAGAAAACTAGAACACTTCTACACACTAAGAGCAGTAGTGAGGGACTCATAGTGTGGGATTCCTTCTTCAGAAGGAGAAACAGCAATTTAATCTTTAAGGCCCATCAGCTACAAATGCAACAGAAAGCTAagacaaaataatgtttttcagtCACCCTCCCAATACTAACACAAAtactgggggaaaaaggagTCTCCCAAATATCTACAGATATTCACCACGTGAAAATTAAAGCTGGGGTCTGTTCACTCTGAAAAGATACCAGCGACAACATTTCCTGCAAAACTTAGTGGAAAGGATGGGAATAATTAAGAAATCTAAGCCAGGTTTGTAATATGACCATGGAACAACTTGAGGTGAACAAGCACTGGAGCTCCTCTCACCTCTGCCAGCCTCTCCCACAGTTTAGTCAGTGCAGTGTAAGCCTGGGGCAGGACACCGTTGTAGTCCGACCTTGAGCTGAAAGCATGGAGTAATTTTTTGGATTCCTGGAGCAAGACACGCACTGTTGAGGAGTCAAATGGTTTATCTGATATTTAGACATCAatataagaggaaaaaagataaatgttaGGAGTTATCAGTCTTGGCAGGCAAATTTAATACTCAAATATCCCAAGAGAGGCAGAACCACAGactgtcctgagctggaagggacccacagggaccatccagtcccactcctggccctgcacagacaccccaacaatcccctcctgtccctcagagcgttgtccaaaccctcctggagctctggcagccttggggctgtgcccactgccctggggagcctgggcagtgcccaaccagctCTGGGTGAGTTTAACAGGAACATCTGATAAAATCAAATCTTAAAAGACATCTTTAAACAAGTCaaaggtttggggggggggttttgttggctttttttgaaaacaaacctcCCTGTCCTCATCTGCCACATCAAGTGTCCTTTGCTACTCCATAATTTCTTTGGCAATAGATCATTTGTAGATTATTTGCCCACATAACACAGGGGCAAAGGAGGGAAAAtgattatttgctttttcaaaatagTTCAGAGACTTTGGCAACCATTAATACACACTGTCTGTAATTATAACCAGAACAGTGAGGCTTTTTACAAGTTTACAGTAACATTCTCCAGGATTTTTACCTGTACAAAGGTGTTTAGAGAGACACTCAACAGTTGAAAGTAAACTCCTTGGCACCACATAACCAAAAACAGCCATCCAGTGTTTTTTATAACACTTCAGCAGGTTTACTAAAGTCCATGGTGGCTTCAGATACAGGATCTGAAAGAGAACATGTTATAAATTCAAAGGCTGCTTTTCATTTACACCTATCCCTGTGCATTCCACAACTGCTCCATTCCCTCTGTTCTCCCCTAATGGATGATTTGTGATTGCTGAAGTAGAGTTTCAGTGATTCCTCAAAAATAAGGCTTTATTCACATGTCATGAGTTTATCTATTAAATAAAGATTTGATTCAGCAGCATGGGTTGAATAGTGATGCTCATGTACAATGTACAATCACTCCCATAATTTTTGGTTCCTCTTTCCtctaaaaacaaaatccaaatgcTCCTGGGTTATCTCAAAGTGATCTAATGTGTTACTTGTGCACAAAAGCCAGAACAACAATAAATATGCCTTTGGTTTTCTAGTattgctaaaaaataaaaataaaaattgctgacTGTATACACATGAAGTAACATGTATGTATTgcaaaaaattgaaatttatgAGTATCAAGTGAAACCAGAGTTTGAAGAGATGTTAACAGAAATGAACTAAGTTAAACAGAAGTGACCAAAAGCTTAACTGTCATCCCAtgacttttggggttttttttaaagccacagAGGCTTATCTGCAAGAAATTTAAACTTCTAATTAACCCCCACCAGCTACGAAATGGAATCTAAACCAAAGCATGGACAATTTATAGTGCCTGGTCCTTGGGtacaatttctgtttaaaatacttttgaaagAGTAATTACACCCTTGTAATTCTGTATCTGCACTGTATTCAATTGAGCTGTGAGCAATTTTATCCACAAGGTATCTAAAAACATCTGTTGTGGTGGGGAAGAAATGCCTGCAAGAAGAGCCCCAGGATTACACAGGATGTGATGGAATGATTTCTTGCAGGACATAATTACAATGCAGTGATTTACCCAGActagaaaagctgaaataaatagaattttaatGCAACTAAtacaaataattctgaaaattcaCACTGAGCAGCCAGCATCTCTACCACTGCATTattaaaattctgttaaaataCTGCACAGTCATTACTGGTCAAATAGAACAACCTCgttataaatgaaatattagaaATGAGCCCTGAGTTGTCCACTGGCAGTGAACTGGATAACTGAGCTGTTTGGCTTAGCACAGGTATTActatcattaaaatattaaggaCATTTAAACTTCTTCATACTTGAAACATCAAGGAAGATGATATAAAACCCACCTCCATCCACAGATTTCCAAATGCAAGTTTCATTTCAGTCTCCAAAATACAAGACAAAGCTTCTCCTAAGTTCTTCTCAAGGTCTGGAAGCACATTTGGGAATTGAGCAGTAAACCCAGCATCACCTCCTTGTGTCTTCTCAAATTCTGTATCTGCCAAACCAATGATGTAAAAGGTATTTATTGTAACTGTTTCTGTATCTAATTTGTGTTGATAGTACACAGAGAACTCATCCCCATAAATACAGActgcattttatatttatataaatacaataaattttatatttgcatatttatttatatatgtttataaagCAGATGGGCTACACCTAAACAGGTTTCAAGTATTTCTAGTTATATCCACTTGTACTGTGGGCATTTTTAATTATGAGCTACTAACCCCAGAGCATTACTAATTTGTGATATTACTccacatttcctttttccttaaataacTTAGATTACGTATAGCCAGTGGGGTTATCACCAAGTTTAAGATGATCACTCCTTAACATTGCAAATTTTGACAAAATGAAGAACCTCTTTCAGTCCTAAAAGGTTCAGGGCAATTTTTAAATGACTCTAAACACAGGAAATTcgtgctgtgttttcttctataTAACAAAAATACATCATACTTGAATTTCCTAGAACTCTGAAACAGATGCCTGAATAAAGGTCTCAAACTTTCAGAAAACCATGTACctttgaaaacaacaaatgTGCCCCAAATAAAAAGTATTCCTAAGGATTCAAAGCACAGGAAAATTGAAATTAGAGTAGGAACTGTTACATCCAACAAACTCACcatgttttggctgctgctccccacagctctggggcCTGTTCACATTCACattctgcagagcagtgaccAAATCAGCTTTGCAGAATGCCTTGACCTCACTCACAATGGCTTTATTACATAAATTTTTATCATCCCTAGGAGAAGAGAGAATGAACTGCTGacataaaagtaataaaagcaaCACACATGGAGAGAAAGTGCATCTGGAAAACTTGCTTTGTGAACTACATTAtgtatgactttttttttcctcaagcaaTTAGAAGCAGATCAGAAAATTAaactagaaaattaaataaagcatcttttctgaaaagaaattagaaacaTACTGAAAAGCTCTAGGtttgctttaagaaaacaaCAGCCATAAATATTGCAGCAATGATGGCTGGTTTCTATGATCTTAAAGCAAACAAGGCAATAAGATAGCAATCTTATTCGATTGCTACAGTTAATTCTCATTTTTGAGACCCTTTTTTACTGTTCTACTGTCAAATCACTATCCCAGATGCTGCCCTGAGGTTCTGCTCCAGCAGAACTACTCCAAAGACACAGGACAAAGTTGGATTTAGTGCTTTCTCAAAAAGTCCCATTGCTTATATGGAGAGAGGATAAAGGGATTTTTGGATGAAAAGCACTTCTGAAATCACTTCTTGTTCTTTACTCAAAGGAACCTAAAATCACCACCAATACTGTGACTGCAATGGTATTTTCAGCAGCCACTCCTGTCgactcaaacaaacaaactggtGCCCAGTGTCTGAACCCCACGGACTGGGACCAGGCAGGAACTGGTTCTAGCAGAGACCAGAGCAAGTTGTTACAGTACAGCCAAGGAACACTAGCCCTTGAAAAACAGCTTCACCTGCTCCTATCAAATGAAAATCAACACTCAGAAGTCAGCTGTTATCTTCACaaaacaggaacagcagcagcaaatccaTGTCCAGCTTCCCCCTCAGATTAACCCCGTCTTTGCTGGGAACAGTGATAAAGTATCTCAATcattaatacaaatattttttcctattttgtaaCTTCAGTAATATATATGAGAAACCAGGCTAAAATCTGAGAAAGCTATACTTTAACAAGTTTTAAAATTGAATATTGACTAAACTTAATTCTGCTTCAGGCCTGCCATGAAGGTGATTACATCTACAGTCTCCATGGTTTATGATATCCCTCTATTCTAAACTTTTCAGGGGGTGATTGCCCTTCAAAGAGCTCTACTGCACAACAGCTCTTCATTTTGCAAACAGTGCCTGTGGCATGAGACCCAAAGCCACGCAGGGACTCACGTGCAGAGGATGACAACAGCCTGAGGGAAGAGGTTCTGGTactggaggcagcactgcaggacacGGTCGTCGTTGTTCTCATCACTCAGCCCATCTGCAAAAAGGCAGGgcaagaaatatttcagtgcagcCAGGGTATTGTTTGCACATTTAATTACCCCCCAAACAAGGAGAGAGAAGTGTAAAGTGAAACTGAGAAACCCCTGAGCAAACCACACTGAACACGGCACTGACACTAATCAGGGAtttgcacagcacagccttggTTCTGCTCTGAAGGCTGCTGGCACCTATTAGCTAATTGTAATTAGCAAACTGCACAGTGAAGACTCTATTAAAGGTTCCCACTAGGTGAACTCCAAGGATGAAGTACCCCACACCAATTGACTGCACATATCTTACATATTTTTTGAGAAGCCAGCTGCATGGACTGTCCCCACAGCCTGGAATCCTGGTTTTTGAGACACTTGTAGATGAACTGGACTGCAGGGATAGCTTTGTCCCGGACATGCTGCAACATCTTCCCCTTCTTCAAGTTGTCCAGCTCTTGTAGGACGACCCAGGGAATTATTAAAGCAAGTCTGTCAAcacctggaaggaaaaaaacaaaccacaaccaaTAAATGATATTTTGAAGAGCCACACAAACTACTACAGA
It encodes the following:
- the SWT1 gene encoding transcriptional protein SWT1 isoform X4: MFVSVCWYKIDVSGAPGRDLKMSKKKLKKLTEKEDCLDGRDDKTSEDTRSYKHTMKGETELRRSKPEKDGQEKKRHRGSSVSHDVDERSQGKSPNRSKTPDNSSVRPEKQKKVVIQFKPKEIKHGKSTRTPDAVTASKERSRSEGTEKRLWYTFELQREKALKKKREKAELCKLKLKAEQAMIEKFKSSVSSVPRKRADGSKKRSEGGRIPKKPPGTSARTVCGGRPVTKESDVLSGLWEEEEEEEEEYKEFSVKKRRVSKHRAADSSAETPPRWDSHKHRKHDAGSPEPSGPSGTEERDFEATEICFKQNLGSLCTSESYQEGEVKKPVPVQKMQIVEDLHVARVEKRMALSVVQACGELTSMDIDLPEQDLNVSAEAFTSGLNILVVIDTNIMISHLEFVRSLKSEDIPGVDRLALIIPWVVLQELDNLKKGKMLQHVRDKAIPAVQFIYKCLKNQDSRLWGQSMQLASQKIYGLSDENNDDRVLQCCLQYQNLFPQAVVILCTDDKNLCNKAIVSEVKAFCKADLVTALQNVNVNRPQSCGEQQPKHDTEFEKTQGGDAGFTAQFPNVLPDLEKNLGEALSCILETEMKLAFGNLWMEILYLKPPWTLVNLLKCYKKHWMAVFGYVVPRSLLSTVECLSKHLCTDKPFDSSTVRVLLQESKKLLHAFSSRSDYNGVLPQAYTALTKLWERLAEVRADSEQHLSEDIMVLSKNTEKMEATTPNLPNPEEKELHPSFHVAQESRHQEIWSVLEGVWNTMNLYSIEIFQKLDPSAVTMSAKSSFEEAFLGLQKLLAAVKDIQEGISRILSPTSSFQDIWTLYNFLRRHEVNNSLKFTAEELYGCVSQELYRERLEVGCCQLAQLEQTLEQCQVSAHREAESRGWL